Proteins from a single region of Chloroflexota bacterium:
- a CDS encoding DEAD/DEAH box helicase family protein has translation MTPEEQARLQIDRMLVAAGWTIQDLRDLNLGASLGVAVREFPLKTGEADYLLFVNRQAVGVVEAKPEGDTLSGVHEQTTKYSVGVPANLPHVQLPLPFGYESTGVETLFTDLRDPDPRQRRVFSFHRPETLREWIAQGDTLRKRLRYMPSLATNGLRDCQVEAITNLEKSFAEARPRALIQMATGSGKTFTAVSFIYRLIKFANAKRVLFLVDRNNLGRQTFREFQQYITPDDGRKFTELYNVQHLTSNALDPVNRVCIATIQRVYSMLRGEELDAELEEQSLFDIAPESERPKEVVYSPQIPIETFDIIITDECHRSIYNLWRQVLDYFDAFLIGLTATPSKQTIGFFNQNLVMEYSHERAVADGVNVGFDVYRIKTQITERGSQVDAGFYVDRRDKLTRRMRWEKLDEQLAYTPNQLDRDVVAVDQIRTVIRTFKEKLPTEIFPGRTEVPKTLIFAKDDSHAEDIVHIVREVFGKGNDFAKKITYKTTGERPEDLIASFRNSYNPRIAVTVDMISTGTDIKPLECLLFMRGVDSAVYFEQMKGRGTRTISPTDLNAVTPGDVLKTHFIIVDAVGVCENDKTDSRPLERKRTVPFEKLVQQVALGIRDEDTLSSLAGRLARLDREIGEKDQQAIVSVIASLEEAKQSPTSAEIASQRLAMTSPLRTIVNRLLDAVDADKQIGTACAMFATATPTDAQIQSATEQLTNEACAVFDNPKFRNTIIAIKQRNEQVIDTVSQDTIITAGFDAAARERAQKTVATFKQFIEANKDELTALQILYNLPYARRQLTYAEITQLADAIQAPPYRLTPDALWQAYEQLERARVRGAGTQKILTNLVSLVRFAIGANEVLEPFSATVERRFAEWLAQAGRAFTPEQREWLVMIKDHITTTVEIGWDDFELTPFSDKGGRVKAYNLFGQGLDNLMQELNTVLVA, from the coding sequence ATGACTCCCGAAGAACAAGCGCGATTACAAATTGATCGAATGCTCGTTGCCGCCGGGTGGACGATTCAAGACCTGCGCGATTTGAACCTGGGTGCATCGCTCGGCGTAGCGGTGCGCGAGTTTCCGCTCAAGACCGGCGAAGCGGATTATTTGCTGTTCGTGAATCGTCAAGCAGTTGGCGTGGTCGAAGCCAAGCCGGAAGGCGACACGCTGAGCGGCGTCCACGAGCAAACCACCAAGTATTCGGTTGGCGTCCCAGCCAATCTTCCTCACGTGCAACTGCCTCTGCCATTTGGATACGAAAGCACCGGTGTAGAAACTCTATTCACCGATCTGCGTGATCCAGACCCGCGCCAGCGCCGCGTGTTTTCTTTTCATCGCCCCGAAACTTTGCGTGAGTGGATCGCCCAGGGCGACACACTCCGGAAGCGTCTGCGCTATATGCCCTCGCTTGCAACGAATGGTTTACGCGATTGCCAGGTCGAAGCGATCACAAATCTCGAAAAATCGTTTGCCGAAGCGCGACCCCGTGCGCTGATTCAAATGGCGACCGGCAGCGGCAAGACGTTTACCGCAGTCAGTTTCATCTATCGCCTCATCAAGTTTGCAAATGCCAAGCGTGTGCTGTTCCTTGTGGACCGCAACAACTTAGGACGCCAAACCTTCCGCGAATTTCAGCAATACATCACGCCGGATGATGGACGCAAATTCACCGAACTCTACAATGTCCAGCACCTTACCTCGAACGCGCTCGATCCGGTCAATCGCGTGTGCATCGCGACGATTCAACGCGTGTACTCGATGTTGCGCGGCGAAGAACTCGACGCCGAACTCGAAGAGCAATCGCTTTTCGATATCGCGCCCGAAAGCGAACGACCGAAAGAGGTTGTCTACAGTCCGCAAATTCCCATTGAGACATTTGACATCATCATCACCGACGAATGTCATCGCTCGATCTATAATCTCTGGCGTCAAGTGCTCGACTACTTTGATGCGTTTCTCATCGGCTTGACCGCGACGCCCTCGAAACAGACGATTGGCTTTTTCAATCAGAATCTCGTGATGGAGTACAGCCACGAGCGCGCCGTCGCGGATGGCGTGAACGTCGGCTTTGATGTGTATCGCATCAAGACGCAAATCACGGAACGCGGAAGCCAGGTGGATGCTGGCTTTTACGTGGACAGGCGCGACAAGTTGACGCGGCGAATGCGCTGGGAAAAACTCGACGAGCAATTGGCGTACACGCCGAATCAATTGGACCGCGATGTCGTCGCCGTGGATCAAATCCGCACGGTGATCCGCACGTTCAAAGAAAAATTGCCGACCGAAATTTTCCCGGGTCGCACCGAAGTGCCCAAGACACTGATCTTTGCCAAGGACGATTCGCACGCCGAAGATATTGTGCACATCGTGCGCGAGGTGTTTGGCAAGGGCAATGACTTTGCCAAGAAAATTACTTACAAGACGACAGGCGAAAGACCCGAAGACCTAATCGCGAGTTTTCGCAATTCCTACAATCCGCGCATCGCGGTGACGGTGGATATGATTTCGACCGGCACAGACATCAAGCCGCTCGAATGTTTGTTGTTTATGCGCGGTGTGGACTCGGCGGTGTACTTTGAGCAGATGAAGGGACGCGGCACGCGCACGATCTCGCCAACCGATTTGAACGCGGTGACGCCGGGCGATGTGCTCAAAACACATTTCATCATCGTGGATGCGGTGGGCGTTTGTGAAAACGACAAGACGGATTCGCGTCCGCTCGAACGCAAGCGCACTGTGCCATTCGAGAAATTGGTGCAACAAGTCGCGCTTGGCATTCGCGATGAGGACACGCTCTCGTCGCTTGCGGGGCGACTCGCGCGGCTGGATCGCGAAATCGGCGAGAAGGATCAGCAAGCGATTGTTTCTGTCATTGCGAGCCTCGAAGAGGCGAAGCAATCCCCAACCAGCGCGGAGATTGCTTCCCAAAGGCTCGCAATGACATCGCCCCTACGCACCATCGTCAATCGTTTGCTCGATGCGGTGGACGCGGACAAGCAAATCGGAACGGCGTGTGCGATGTTTGCGACGGCGACGCCGACCGACGCGCAAATTCAATCGGCGACAGAGCAATTGACGAACGAGGCGTGCGCGGTATTCGACAATCCGAAATTCCGCAACACGATCATCGCTATAAAACAGCGCAATGAGCAAGTGATTGATACGGTGAGCCAGGACACGATCATCACGGCGGGATTCGATGCGGCGGCACGGGAACGCGCGCAGAAAACGGTTGCGACGTTCAAGCAATTCATCGAAGCGAACAAGGACGAACTGACCGCGTTGCAAATTCTCTACAACTTGCCGTACGCGCGGCGACAGTTGACGTATGCCGAGATCACGCAACTGGCGGATGCGATTCAAGCGCCGCCGTACCGCTTGACGCCCGATGCGTTGTGGCAAGCGTACGAACAATTGGAACGCGCGCGCGTGCGCGGCGCGGGCACGCAAAAAATCTTGACGAACCTGGTTTCGCTCGTGCGTTTTGCGATTGGCGCGAACGAGGTGCTGGAACCCTTTTCCGCGACGGTGGAGCGGCGGTTTGCGGAATGGCTCGCGCAAGCGGGACGCGCGTTCACGCCCGAACAGCGCGAATGGCTCGTGATGATCAAAGATCATATTACGACGACGGTGGAGATTGGCTGGGATGATTTTGAATTGACGCCGTTCAGCGACAAGGGCGGGCGCGTGAAAGCATACAATTTGTTTGGGCAGGGATTGGATAACTTGATGCAAGAATTGAACACGGTGTTGGTAGCGTAG